One genomic segment of Helianthus annuus cultivar XRQ/B chromosome 14, HanXRQr2.0-SUNRISE, whole genome shotgun sequence includes these proteins:
- the LOC110908913 gene encoding protein CHROMATIN REMODELING 4: protein MKNNESSASDLINGNWLSKRKRKKIGAAKSNGNKNESTPSDSRTSTSSKCKIKEESSSDRSPSKKKRKDGSYHECVVCDLGGDLVNCDGCSKAYHIACLDPPLKQLPSDKWQCPTCCSESNTVEAVDKSESTSKRARTKVTIGNPKSKNKSAKTDKVSRIMRNSSLRIKKSTKKTESSSVGPKRDIPSLDGSPEQSSSFSDLHNEKQTDLEETEVVKNKKKRDRDRDQSKEAATVKSEKKRKKISSEDVPKRKRTESTRKRESVNLEVSETSKSQTKRKAVKHAKTKSLSKSGMGSKNSDIRSKDKTKIGAKPSESQEEEKVAELLKHGLDITQQVDRVLGCRIQVTEKTPSQSSMIIDNTNGELEKNTTISDIQDVVNDCAEENVIGSTGQPSSDPNSVATDERDKDGPALKSDDLTKPTKEIMNGDDTDDIVDDMKTGLEKSVNCSKSLSNNEKTTVSYEFLVKWVGKSNLHNTWVSEYQMKILAKRKLDNYKGKYGTTVINICEERWKVPQRIIAQRSSSDGSTEVFVKWTGLPYDECTWEKTDEPIIEKSSHLIDLFNRFETQAVEKDGFKNEISRGKGEVTTLTEQPKELGGSLFPHQLEALNWLRKCWHRGKNVILADEMGLGKTISACAFLSSLYFEFKARLPSLVLVPLSTMPNWMSEFSMWAPNLNVVEYHGCAKARALMRQFEWHANDTKNKKTSGYKFNVLLTTYEMVLADSTHLCGVPWEVLVVDEGHRLKNSSSKLFSLLNTFSFQHRVLLTGTPLQNNIGEMYNLLNFLQPALFPSLSAFEDRFNDLSTAEKVDELKKLVAPHMLRRLKKDAMQNIPPKTERIVPVELSSIQAEYYRAMLTKNYQVLRNIGKGIPQQSMLNIVMQLRKVCNHPYLIPGTEPESGTVEFLHDMRIKASAKLTLLHSMLKILKKEGHRVLIFSQMTKLLDILEDYLNIEFGSKAFERVDGSVSIADRQMAIQRFNNDKSRFVFLLSTRACGLGINLATADTVIIYDSDFNPHADIQAMNRAHRIGQSNRLLVYRLVVRASVEERILQLAKKKLMLDQLFVNKSGSQKEVEDILRWGTEELFNDSSTQSGKDGDNDGNKGGESVITEHKNKRRTGGLGDVYQDKCTDGNSTIVWDESAILKLLDRSNLEYVSSENGEGDLENDMLGSVKSMDWNDESTEEQGGSEALVDVIDDATAQNSEKKDDNDNSGNVAEENEWDRLLRVRWEKYQSEEEAALGRGKRQRKAISYREAYAPRPIETLENGGGEEPEPEPMREYTPAGLALKTKYSKLRARQKLRLAQMKAIKESLLNGGSDLMWRLDQPTTQKPSTEDDPTSKAPNRTAVLGLCAPNSKLMESSQRNASKSNKKNKHAMSLEFPFHLAPCSVAGTSTDADAKPNGTIASKTSVSPFNPHVASESSGDGLLHSHEKMVLPRIPFDESFLSKLPFPVKNFGQHQVDYFPNLSLGRLAGGESSAPLQDFLTIPFLPNFRFPQQEMEALKLGLDQMAPSSSSLPENHRKVLENIMMRTGSGPGLGNVVNKRKLAQDFWSEEELDFLWIGVRRHGRGSWETMLRDPRLKFSRFRTWEDLAARWEEEQVKVLDIRTPKQSNVSKSSLKSPSPGFPNISDGMMKRALHRSRFAVGPGPGPTSFPPHLMDMKLALDGPSTSMESPDQHGGFPPFPMRISDRLRAGESSTEPVIPNPFGPVSLGSLNLNVHANDGPKIPNFVDSVSRSKNEVGASSSSDNNKLPHWLREAVSVPAHQPQEPQLPPTVSAIAESVRLLYGDEKRTIPPFIAPGSLPLPPKDPRENLKKKKKSSSNSGSGSSHGVLHHQPLDDKQVASTSGSKAVPPPEHLKSTSEPSWTEPDLNAPPPPPSPPVDQDMEVDPKQKESVSEGSGPGKSQLDPTAKDVPSEETLDHEGGDES from the exons ATGAAGAACAATGAATCATCAGCTAGTGATCTTATAAATGGAAACTGGCTTTCGAAGCGCAAACGGAAAAAAATCGGTGCAGCGAAATCCAATGGCAACAAAAACGAATCTACACCGTCGGATTCTCGTACTAGCACTTCATCTAAATGCAAAATTAAAGAGGAAAGTTCTTCTGATCGTTCTCCGTCTAAAAAGAAACGAAAAGATGGA tcTTATCATGAATGTGTCGTATGTGACCTTGGTGGCGACTTGGTCAACTGTGATGGATGTTCAAAAGCGTATCATATCGCATGCCTTGACCCGCCTCTCAAG CAACTCCCGAGCGACAAGTGGCAATGTCCAACTTGTTGTTCCGAAAGTAATACAGTTGAGGCGGTAGACAAATCGGAATCTACTTCAAAACGAGCAAGAACGAAGGTTACAATCGGGAATCCCAAAAGTAAAAACAAATCTGCAAAAACTGATAAGGTGTCTAGAATTATGAGGAACAGTAGTCTCCGGATCAAAAAGTCAACTAAGAAAACGGAATCGTCGTCTGTGGGCCCAAAACGGGATATACCATCATTGGATGGATCTCCAGAACAAAGTTCATCGTTTTCGGATCTTCATAATGAAAAACAGACGGATTTGGAAGAAACAGAAGtcgtaaaaaacaaaaagaagcgAGACAGAGATAGAGATCAATCTAAAGAGGCTGCTACCGTAAAATCCgagaaaaaaaggaaaaagattTCGTCAGAAGATGTTCCGAAAAGGAAACGGACCGAAAGTACTCGAAAACGGGAAAGCGTTAATTTGGAAGTTAGTGAAACAAGTAAATCTCAAACGAAACGAAAAGCGGTTAAGCATGCGAAGACTAAATCGTTGTCGAAGAGTGGTATGGGAAGTAAAAATAGCGATATCCGCTCAAAAGATAAG ACTAAAATCGGAGCAAAACCGTCTGAATCacaagaagaagaaaaagtcGCGGAATTGCTCAAACATGGTCTCGACATAACTCAACAG GTTGATCGGGTTTTAGGTTGTCGAATACAAGTTACCGAAAAAACGCCTTCTCAGAGCTCCATGATTATCGACAACACCAATGGAGAACTAGAGAAGAACACGACAATTTCCGATATTCAAGATGTGGTTAATGATTGTGCAGAAGAGAATGTTATCGGGTCAACAGGTCAACCCTCAAGCGATCCGAATTCTGTAGCAACGGATGAGAGAGATAAAGACGGACCTGCGTTGAAATCAGATGATTTGACAAAACCGACTAAGGAAATTATGAACGGAGACGATACGGATGATATTGTAGATGATATGAAGACGGGTTTAGAAAAGTCGGTAAATTGTAGTAAATCTTTATCGAATAACGAGAAGACAACGGTATCGTACGAGTTTTTGGTTAAATGGGTTGGGAAATCTAACTTGCATAATACTTGGGTATCCGAATATCAGATGAAGATTCTTGCTAAAAGGAAACTCGACAACTACAAGGGTAAATACGGAACAACGGTGATAAATATATGCGAAGAACGGTGGAAGGTGCCGCAGAGGATAATTGCTCAGCGTTCGTCATCTGATGGTTCGACTGAAGTTTTCGTAAAATGGACTGGCCTACCTTACGACGAATGCACATGGGAAAAGACAGATGAACCCATAATTGAAAAATCGTCTCATCTTATTGATTTGTTTAATCGGTTTGAAACGCAAGCAGTCGAAAAGGACGGTTTTAAAAACGAGATTTCAAGAGGAAAAGGTGAGGTAACCACTTTAACCGAGCAGCCGAAAGAGTTAGGTGGTTCGTTATTCCCTCATCAACTCGAGGCGTTAAACTGGTTACGAAAATGCTGGCACCGGGGTAAAAACGTAATCCTTGCGGACGAAATGGGGCTTGGTAAAACGATTTCCGCTTGTGCGTTTCTATCATCTTTATACTTTGAGTTTAAAGCCCGACTGCCTTCGCTAGTTTTAGTTCCTCTTTCAACCATGCCGAATTGGATGTCGGAATTCTCCATGTGGGCCCCAAACTTAAACGTTGTGGAATATCATGGTTGTGCGAAAGCACGAGCGTTAATGCGTCAATTCGAATGGCATGCAAACGATACGAAAAATAAGAAAACAAGTGGTTATAAGTTCAATGTTCTTTTAACTACATACGAAATGGTTCTTGCCGATTCAACTCATTTATGTGGGGTCCCGTGGGAAGTACTTGTGGTCGACGAAGGTCATCGGTTAAAGAATTCAAGTAGTAAGCTTTTTAGTTTGCTTAACACCTTTTCGTTCCAACATCGTGTGCTATTAACGGGAACGCCCTTACAAAACAACATAGGCGAAATGTATAACTTGTTAAATTTCTTGCAACCAGCTTTGTTTCCATCGTTGTCAGCGTTTGAGGATCGATTCAACGATCTTTCGACTGCCGAAAAGGTTGACGAGTTGAAGAAACTTGTGGCCCCACATATGCTTCGCAGGCTTAAGAAAGATGCGATGCAAAATATTCCCCCAAAAACCGAACGTATCGTTCCTGTTGAGCTGTCCTCGATTCAAGCGGAATATTATCGGGCAATGTTGACCAAGAATTATCAGGTTTTGAGAAACATCGGGAAAGGTATACCTCAACAATCGATGTTGAATATTGTTATGCAATTGAGAAAGGTTTGTAACCACCCGTATTTAATCCCGGGAACCGAACCGGAATCGGGGACGGTAGAGTTTCTTCATGATATGCGTATTAAAGCATCGGCTAAGTTGACTTTGTTGCATTCGATGCTCAAAATCTTGAAAAAGGAAGGCCACCGAGTGTTGATTTTTTCACAAATGACTAAACTTCTAGATATTCTTGAGGATTATTTGAACATTGAATTTGGTTCGAAGGCGTTTGAACGAGTCGATGGTTCGGTTTCTATTGCGGATCGACAAATGGCGATCCAACGGTTTAACAACGACAAAAGTCGGTTTGTGTTTTTATTATCTACAAGAGCGTGTGGACTCGGGATCAATTTAGCAACTGCGGATACTGTTATAATTTACGATTCCGATTTTAACCCGCATGCCGACATTCAAGCAATGAATCGTGCGCATCGAATCGGTCAATCGAACAGGCTTCTTGTATACAGACTCGTGGTTCGCGCAAGCGTTGAAGAACGGATTTTACAGTTAGCGAAGAAGAAGTTGATGCTTGATCAACTTTTCGTAAACAAATCGGGATCTCAAAAGGAAGTTGAGGATATTTTAAGATGGGGAACCGAAGAACTGTTTAACGATTCTTCTACGCAATCGGGAAAAGACGGTGATAACGATGGAAACAAAGGGGGGGAAAGTGTAATTACGGAACACAAGAACAAAAGGCGTACCGGAGGTTTGGGTGATGTGTACCAAGATAAGTGTACAGACGGGAATTCGACGATTGTTTGGGATGAATCGGCTATTTTGAAGTTGCTTGACCGGTCAAACCTTGAATATGTTTCGTCTGAAAACGGTGAAGGTGATTTAGAAAACGATATGCTTGGATCTGTGAAG TCAATGGATTGGAACGATGAATCGACTGAAGAACAAGGAGGAAGTGAAGCACTTGTGGATGTAATCGATGATGCTACGGCACAGAATTCAGAAAAGAAAGATGATAATGATAATTCGGGAAATGTTGCTGAAGAAAACGAATGGGACCGGCTTCTTAGAGTCAG ATGGGAAAAATACCAGAGTGAGGAAGAAGCGGCTCTTGGTCGAGGAAAGAGGCAAAGAAAAGCCATTTCGTACCGGGAAGCATATGCTCCACGCCCTATCGAGACACTTGAG AATGGTGGTGGGGAAGAGCCTGAACCGGAACCTATGCGGGAATATACACCGGCAGGACTAGCTCTGAAAACTAAGTA TTCTAAGCTTCGAGCGAGACAAAAACTAAGGCTGGCTCAGATGAAAGCGATCAAAGAATCCCTTCTCAACGGAGGTTCGGATCTAATGTGGAGATTAGATCAACCAACTACCCAAAAACCATCAACCGAAGATGACCCAACGAGCAAG GCGCCAAATAGAACTGCGGTTCTTGGGCTATGTGCTCCAAATTCGAAGTTGATGGAGTCATCTCAGAGGAATGCGTCTAAATCTAACAAGAAAAACAAACACGCAATGAGTCTCGAGTTCCCGTTTCACCTTGCCCCTTGCTCTGTGGCTGGGACCTCGACTGATGCGGATGCTAAACCGAACGGAACGATAGCCAGCAAAACTAGTGTATCTCCATTTAATCCG CATGTTGCTTCCGAGAGTTCCGGTGATGGTTTGCTGCATTCTCATGAAAAGATGGTGTTGCCGAGAATACCCTTTGACGAGTCGTTTTTGTCAAAGTTACCATTTCCGGTCAAAAACTTCGGTCAACACCAAGTTGACTATTTTCCGAACCTATCTTTAGGAAGATTGGCCGGAGGGGAATCAAGTGCGCCTCTTCAAGATTTCCTCACAATCCCGTTCTTGCCCAATTTTAGGTTCCCACAACAAGAAATGGAAGCATTGAAGTTGGGGTTGGATCAAATGGCGCCCTCATCTTCGTCTTTACCAGAAAACCACCGGAAGGTTCTAGAGAACATAATGATGAGAACCGGTTCCGGTCCAGGATTGGGTAATGTAGTAAATAAACGGAAGCTCGCTCAAGATTTTTGGTCAGAAGAAGAACTCGATTTTTTGTGGATCGGTGTTCGTAGACATGGACGGGGTAGTTGGGAGACCATGTTGCGGGACCCGCGACTTAAATTCTCGAGATTTCGGACTTGGGAAGATTTGGCGGCAAGATGGGAAGAGGAACAGGTTAAGGTATTGGATATCCGGACTCCAAAGCAATCCAACGTTTCAAAATCGTCTTTGAAATCTCCATCTCCGGGTTTTCCGAACATTTCCGATGGAATGATGAAACGGGCGTTACATAGAAGTAGATTTGCTGTGGGCCCGGGCCCGGGCCCGACAAGTTTCCCGCCGCATTTGATGGATATGAAACTGGCTCTCGATGGTCCTTCAACTTCTATGGAAAGTCCAGATCAGCATGGCGGGTTCCCACCGTTCCCGATGAGGATTTCCGACAGATTACGGGCTGGGGAATCTTCAACCGAACCCGTTATTCCAAACCCGTTTGGGCCCGTTAGTTTAGGATCTCTCAATTTGAATGTGCATGCTAATGACGGTCCTAAAATACCAAATTTTGTTGATAGCGTGTCTCGATCAAAGAACGAGGTTGGTGCGAGTAGCTCTTCAGATAATAACAAATTGCCACATTGGCTTCGGGAAGCTGTAAGTGTGCCAGCTCATCAACCGCAAGAACCCCAACTGCCACCGACCGTCTCCGCAATTGCGGAATCTGTTCGTTTGCTATACGGAGACGAAAAGCGAACCATTCCTCCGTTTATTGCTCCGGGCTCGCTCCCTTTGCCGCCCAAAGATCCACGCGAGAATctcaaaaagaagaagaaaagcagcagcaacagcggcaGCGGCAGCTCACATGGTGTGCTCCACCACCAACCGCTAGATGACAAACAAGTTGCGTCTACTTCCGGAAGTAAGGCGGTACCACCACCGGAGCATCTGAAGTCAACGTCCGAACCATCTTGGACTGAACCGGACCTCAatgcaccaccaccgccaccatcaccgCCAGTCGACCAAGATATGGAAGTGGACCCGAAACAGAAGGAGAGCGTGAGTGAGGGATCGGGCCCGGGAAAGAGCCAGTTGGATCCAACGGCTAAGGATGTTCCATCAGAAGAGACGTTGGATCATGAAGGTGGCGATGAATCTTGA
- the LOC110908912 gene encoding UDP-N-acetylglucosamine diphosphorylase 1: MREPTTDNNHSSASSSPPPPPPQALLERLKDYGQEDTFAFWDQLSSDQQNFLVQEIESLDLPRIDRMIRCSFQSHGLPAAAIEPVPESFVSTVEDRKLEDREKWWKMGLKAISDGKLAVLLLSGGQGTRLGSSAPKGCFNIGLPSGKSLFQLQAERILCLQRLAAQSLDGGSGNVVPIHWYIMTSPFTDKATRDFFKHHKYFGLETDQVTFFSQGTIPCVSKDGRFIMETPFQVAKAPDGNGGVYSALKYSRLLEDMSTRGVKYLDCYGVDNALVRVGDPTFLGYFIDKGVASAAKVVRKAYPQEKVGVFVRRGKGGPVTVVEYSELDQSLASEINQGTGRLRYCWSNLCLHMFTLDFLNQVANSLEKDSIYHLAEKKIPSIHGQTVGYKLEQFIFDAFPYAPSTALFEVLREEEFAPVKNANGSNFDTPDSARLLVLRLHTRWVVAAGGFLTHSVPLYSTGVEVSPLVSYTGENLEAICRGRTFHAPCEITF; the protein is encoded by the exons ATGAGGGAACCAACCACCGACAACAACCACAGCAGCGCCTCATCGTCGCCTCCACCACCGCCTCCACAGGCCCTGCTTGAAAGACTCAAAGACTATGGTCAAGAAGACACCTTTGCGTTCTGGGATCAGCTCTCTTCTGACCAACAGAACTTTCTTGTTCAAGAAATTGAG AGTTTGGATCTTCCTAGGATTGATAGGATGATTCGGTGCTCATTTCAGTCACACG GGCTACCGGCTGCCGCCATCGAGCCAGTGCCGGAAAGTTTTGTGTCAACTGTGGAGGATAGAAAGCTTGAAGATAGAGAAAAATGGTGGAAAATGGGATTAAAAGCTATTTCAGATGGAAAACTGGCTGTGCTGCTTTTATCTGGTGGacag GGGACACGGCTCGGAAGTTCTGCCCCAAAAGGATGTTTTA ATATTGGACTTCCATCAGGGAAGTCACTTTTCCAGCTTCAGGCTGAGCGAATTCTGTGTCTCCAGAGATTAGCAGCTCAATCGTTGGACGGGG GTTCCGGTAATGTTGTACCAATACATTGGTACATAATGACCAGCCCCTTCACCGATAAAGCCACACGTGATTTCTTCAAACATCACAAGTATTTCGGTCTCGAAACCGATCAG GTCACATTTTTCTCACAAGGCACAATACCTTGTGTTTCAAAAGACGGTAGATTTATCATGGAAACTCCATTCCAGGTGGCAAAAGCTCCTGACGGGAATGGAGGCGTTTATTCAG CGTTGAAGTATTCAAGACTATTAGAAGATATGTCGACGAGAGGGGTCAAGTATTTGGATTGTTATGGAGTTGACAACGCGTTGGTTCGTGTCGGTGATCCTACTTTCTTGGGGTATTTTATTGACAAGGGTGTAGCTTCGGCTGCTAAAGTTGTCCGTAAG GCATACCCTCAAGAAAAGGTTGGTGTATTTGTAAGGCGTGGTAAAGGTGGACCTGTAACCGTAGTTGAATATAGTGAGCTGGATCAGTCACTTGCAAGTGAAATTAATCAGGGAACTGGCCGACTTCGTTATTGTTGGAGTAAT TTGTGCCTGCATATGTTCACGTTGGACTTTCTGAACCAAGTTGCCAATAGTCTGGAAAAGGACAGCAT ATATCATCTGGCTGAGAAGAAAATCCCGTCGATCCATGGGCAAACGGTTGGATACAAGCTAGAACAGTTCATATTTGATGCATTTCCATACGCACCTTCAACCGCACTTTTTGAG gtATTACGTGAAGAAGAATTCGCCCCTGTGAAGAATGCAAACGGGTCAAACTTTGACACTCCAGATAGTGCACGGCTTCTGGTTCTCCGCCTGCATACACGCTGGGTGGTTGCAGCTGGCGGCTTCTTAACACACTCGGTGCCTTTGTATTCCACcg GTGTCGAGGTTTCGCCACTTGTTTCATATACCGGAGAAAACCTTGAAGCAATTTGTCGCGGTAGAACATTCCATGCGCCTTGTGAAATCACATTCtag